CATCTTGAGGCGCTTGTACAGGGGATACATCGCCGAGACCGTGATCATGAAGGTGGTCGAGCCGTCGCCGTCCAGGGAGACGATCGCGGCGAGCAGGGCCGTACCGACGACGATGCGCATCGGGTCGGCCTTGCAGAACTTGAGGATGCCCCGGACGACCGGATCGAAGAGGCCGACGTCGATCATGACGCCGAAGTACACGATGGCGAACATCAGCATCGCGGCGGTGGGCGCGAGCGTGCCCACCCCTTCGATGACGTAGTCGCCGAGGTGGGCGCCTTTTCCGACGAACACACAGAAGAGTGCCGGGATCAGCACCAGCGCCGCGATCGGCGACATCTTCTTCATCATGATCAGGACCAGGAAGGTCGCGATCATGGTGAAGCCGAGGATGGTCAGCATGAGTGGATACCTAACGTTCGCCCTTGAACTCCCACCAGGGACGGCGGTTCGAGTGACGTTAGGTCGGGCCGACAAGTCTTAACAAGATGTTGACACGAGAGCAATAAGCGCAAAACTCCTGGTCACAGCGTTCGTCGCGGTCAGAGCTCTACGCCTGTCCGCGTGCCTGTCGGTGTGAGCTCCACGCCTGCCGGCGTGATGTCGACGGGTACGCCGTTGAGGACGGCCGTGCCGGACAGCGGGTCGAGCAGGCTGCCGTCCAGGAGCTGGTTGACGTTGACGCCGGGGTCGGCGGTGGCGTGGCGCAGCCGGGTGCCGGGCCGGTCGTGCCCCCAGCCGTGCGGCAGGCTCACGACTCCGCGCCGTACGGAGTCGGTGATCTCGGCGGGGGCGACGACCTCTCCCCCGGCGCCCTTCACGCGTACGGGCGCCGCGTCGGTGACGCCGAGGCGTTCGGCGTCGTCGGGGTGGATGTGCAGGGTGCAGCGGTTGGTGCCGCCGGTGAGGGCGGGGATGTTGTGCATCCAGCTGTTGTTGGAACGCAGGTGCCGGCGGCCGACCAGGACGAACCCCTCCGGACGCTGCCGGAGGGCGTCCCTGAGCCGCGGGAGGTCGTCGGCGAGGGGCTGGGGAAGGAGTTCGACGCGTCCGCTGCGGGTCTTGAGGGGGCCGGGCAGGCGGGACCGGAGCGGGCCGAGGTCGATGCCGTGGGGCGCGGCGAGCAGCCTCTCCAGGTTCAGGCCGTCGGGGCGGGCGCCGAATCCGTCCCCGTACGGGCCCAAGCGCAGCATCATGTCGAGGCGGCGCTCGGGACCGGACTCGCCGGTGAGCGCGGCGGCGAGTTCGCGGGGGTCGCGACCGTGCACCGGGGAGTGGGGTTCCTTGACGGCCTTGGCGAGGGTCTGGTCGATGACCAGGGTGTCCACGGCGGAGGGGTCGGCGCCGTGCATGCCGGTCGCGGCGAGGACGAGCCGGGCGAGGATCTCCGTCTCGGCCCTCCTGCCGGGTTCCAGGGGGACGGCGGCCCGGGTGTAACGGACCTGGTTGCGTACGGCGAGGGTGTTGAAGGCGAAGTCGTGGTGCGGGCTCTGCGAGGGCGGGGGCGGCGGCAGCACGACGTGGGCGTGGCGCGAGGTCTCGTTCAGGTACGGGTCGACGCTGACCATGAAGTCGAGCGAGTCGAGGGCCTTGTCGAGGCGGTCGCCGTCGGGGGCGGACAGGACGGGGTTGGCGGCGATGACGACGAGGGCGCGAATCGGCTCGCCCTCCTCGGTGGCGGTGTCGATCTCCTCGGCGAGGGCGGCGAGGGGCAGTTCGCCCTTGGCCTCCGGGTGACGGCTGACGCGGCTGTGCCAGCGGGCGAGCGCGAAGCCGCGGCCGGGGCCCGCGGGCCGGGGCGTGCGGTCGGTGGCGGCCTGCGGGAAGAGGGCGCCGCCGGGCCGGTCGAGGTTGCCGGTGAGGATGTTGAGGACGTCAACCAGCCAGCTGGCGAGGGTGCCGTGCGGGACGGTGCAGCTGCCGATGCGGCCGTATACGGCGGCGGTGGGCGCGGCGGCGAGTTCGCGGGCGAGCGCGCGGATCGTCTCCGCGTCGACGTCGCACGCCTCGGCGGCGACCTCGGGCGTGAAGTCGCTTACGGCGTCGCGCAGTTCGTCGGCTCCCTGGACCAGTTCGCCGAGGTGGCCGAGGTCGGTCAGCTGCTCGTCGAAGAGGACGTACGCCATCGCCGCGAGGAGCAGGGCGTCGGTGCCGGGGCGGACGGCGACGTGCCGGTCGGCGAGCTTGGCGGTGCGGGTGCGGCGGGGGTCGATGACGGTGAGGGTGCCGCCGCGCCCCTTGAGGGCCTTGAGCTTGCCGGGGAAGTCGGGTGCGGTGCACAGACTTCCGTTGGACTCCAGGGGGTTGGCGCCGATCAGCAGCAGATGGTCGGTGTGGTCGAGATCGGGT
This sequence is a window from Streptomyces ortus. Protein-coding genes within it:
- a CDS encoding molybdopterin oxidoreductase family protein is translated as MSVTADSRTALRICPLCEATCGLTLTIEGTRVTSARGDRDDVFSQGFICPKGASFGAADGDPDRLRVPLVRKDGELREATWEEAFDAVAAGLRPVVERYGPHSVGAVLGNPNVHTMAGALYPAVLLSGLGTRSVFTASTVDQMPKHVSSGLLYGDANAIPVPDLDHTDHLLLIGANPLESNGSLCTAPDFPGKLKALKGRGGTLTVIDPRRTRTAKLADRHVAVRPGTDALLLAAMAYVLFDEQLTDLGHLGELVQGADELRDAVSDFTPEVAAEACDVDAETIRALARELAAAPTAAVYGRIGSCTVPHGTLASWLVDVLNILTGNLDRPGGALFPQAATDRTPRPAGPGRGFALARWHSRVSRHPEAKGELPLAALAEEIDTATEEGEPIRALVVIAANPVLSAPDGDRLDKALDSLDFMVSVDPYLNETSRHAHVVLPPPPPSQSPHHDFAFNTLAVRNQVRYTRAAVPLEPGRRAETEILARLVLAATGMHGADPSAVDTLVIDQTLAKAVKEPHSPVHGRDPRELAAALTGESGPERRLDMMLRLGPYGDGFGARPDGLNLERLLAAPHGIDLGPLRSRLPGPLKTRSGRVELLPQPLADDLPRLRDALRQRPEGFVLVGRRHLRSNNSWMHNIPALTGGTNRCTLHIHPDDAERLGVTDAAPVRVKGAGGEVVAPAEITDSVRRGVVSLPHGWGHDRPGTRLRHATADPGVNVNQLLDGSLLDPLSGTAVLNGVPVDITPAGVELTPTGTRTGVEL